The sequence below is a genomic window from Gemmatimonadales bacterium.
GAGCGTGCCGCCGCATCGCCCGCGCTGCTCCGGGCCTACCTGCGGCTGCAGCGGCGCTTCAAGACCGTCCTCCTGGCGCGCGAGTTGGCGGTCGGCGCCCTGCGGCGTCTGGGCGGCGGGCGGGCGGCCCGCGACAGCTCGATGACGCTGATGCAGGAGATGGTGCGCGAGGAGGCGATCCCGCTAGACGGGACCACGTATCGGCGCGGCCGCACCCAGTTCCGCGGCAACCTGACGGCGATCCTGCACCGGTTCCGCGAGGCCGGCGTGCCCGTGTTCATCGGAAGCCTCACGAGCAATCTGAGGGATCAGGAGCCGTTCCGCTCCGTGCCGTCGGACACCCTTCCGGCCGCCGACCGGGTGTTCAGGGAGGCACGGGAGGCGTTGGCCCGGCGCGATCTCGCGGAGGCCCGACGGCTCTTCGGGTACGCCCGGGACCTCGACGGGCTCCGGTTCCGGGCGCCCAGCGAGTTCAACGCCATCATCCGCGAAGTGGCGCTCCAGGAAGGCGCGCGTTTCGTGCCGGTCGCGGAAGCCTTCGCGGCTGCCTCGCCCGACTCCATCGAAGGCTGGGCCCTCTTCTGGGAGCACGTGCACCCCAACCAGGCAGGGTATCACCTGATGGGCCGCGCGTACTTCGAGGCCTTCAAGGCGGCGGGATTCCTCGGCCGGGCGGCGGACACGACCCGGCTCGCGCCGTGGGACAGCTACCGGGAGCGCATGGAGCTGACCGAGTTCGACCGGCGCTTCGCGTGGCACCAGGTCCGCTCGCTCACCAGCCGGTGGCCGTTCGTCGAGCGGCCGGATCCCGCGGGATACCCGGCGAACTACCGGCCGGCGGACGGGGCCGACAGCCTCGCGTTCGAAGCGGTGAACGGCGGTCTGGTGTGGCCGACCGCGAAGACCGAGCTCGCCTCCCGCTATCGGGCGGGCGGACGGCTCGCGGAGGCGCTCGCGGAGTACCGCGGACTCCTGCGCGAGCAGCCGATGAACACCGCCCTGATGGCCTTGGTGGCGGACACGTACTTGAGGATGGGAGATTCCGGCCGCGCGCGCCCGCTGCTGGAGCGCGCGTACGACCTCGAGCCGTCGGGGCTCGTCTGCTTCGCGCTCGGCACCCTCGAGCTCACCGATCGGCGGTATCCGCGCGCGATCCGGCTCCTCGAGGAATCACTCCGGTTCGCGCCCGACAACCCGCCGGCGCTCAACAACCTCTCTCGCGCCTACCTGCTGACGCGCAATGTCCGGCAGGCGCGCGCCTACGCCGACCGGCTTGCGGCGGTGGCCCCCGAGTTTCCCGGCCTCAGGGAGTGGCGGGCGATGCTGGCGACTCTATCGGAGTAGCGCGGACCGCGCCCAGCGTCAGCGGACTTCGAACGTGAGTGTGGCCCAGTTGGATTCGTAGTCCGCGCCTGGTGCCGTGGCGGGTACCATGTGGATGAACTTCACGTACCACCTGCCGGCCGCTTCGAGTCGCACGGTCGCGACCCCGTCCGCGTCGGTACGCAGGACCCGCTGCGCGATCCGCGCGCCCCGGCGCGTGCGACCCCCGGCGATGACCGACTGCCCGGCGATCGGCGCTCCCTCAACCAGGCACCGCACCCGGAGCGTGCGGCCCGGGCGGAGCGCATAGGGGTTTTCGAGCGGCACGATCTCGACGCGATAGCCCAGCGCCGTGGCAAAGGCGTCGGAGCGCGCATCTCCCACCTGGAACACCGCTTTCACGTGCTTGGCGTAACGTTCCCGGACCGGGCTGGCCAGCTGGCGGTTTCGGGTGCGGGCCTGGAGCACCTCGCTGACGGCCTCTTCCCGCAGGTACGAGTTGAACTCCGCGCCCGTGAGCGCGATCTCGCTGGGTCGGACGGACAAGCCGACGACGTAGGTGCCCGGTCCGCCCGTGCGCAGCGTGAGCCGGCTCGTGTCGCCGTGGGTCGTGATCGCTGTGGTGTCCAGATTCGTCGTCCCGGCCGGCGAGACCACGCTGACGTCGGCGATGCGCACCCGAGCGATGGCGTTCTCGCTGCTGCTGAACGTGCCGTTCAACACCGGGATGCTGATGGTCGTGTCCGGTGGAACGAAGTAGTCGTCGAGCTTGAGGAAAAGGTCGTGGGAGAGGAGGCTCGAGACCGCGCAAACCAGCAGGCCGAGGGCGAGAACGGCGCGCTTCTTCATGTCGTGATCTTCCTTGGTGGCCCGGTCACGGGCCTGATCTGGTCCAGACGACGATGACGCCGCAGGCGGACGTGGAGCCGAGGAACTCGGCCGGCGTTTCAGACGCACCGCGATAGATCTCGATTCCCTGGATGTCGAGCGGCGAGATGTTCTCGACCGTGAACGCGCTGGAGGGGAAGCCGTCGAGGACGTAATCCGGCTGGCAGCCTCCCGAGGCGCGCGCCATCCGCACCGTGCAGGTCGAGCCGCTGCAAACCGCCCGCACCCCGCGCACCGTACGGAGAAGGTCCGGCAGGTTGATCGGCCTGCGCCGCTCGATCTCTTCGCGCGTGATGAAGTGCCCGGTGCCTCGCTCGCGCCGAGCCTCGAACTGCTCGAATCGGTGCGGGATCGTGCCCCTCCGCACGTCGATCGGCGACAAAGGGACCAACGCGCCGGTCATCTCGAAGACGTCGCTGAGGACCTCGCCCTCGGCGAGCTGCAGCTGCCATACCGCCCGCACATACCCGACGACGCGCGCCTGCAAGACCTGGAGCCCCGGCGGCACGCCGGTGAAAGTGAACCGTCCCGCGGAGTCCGAGGTGGCGGTCGAGGCGAATCCGATCAGCGTCACCATGGCGCCGCTCACGGGCGCGCGGGTGTCGCGGTCTATGAGCTGGCCGATGATGGACGTCCCTGGCTGCTGGGCCGCAGCGAAGCCGGTTCGGCCGAGCCAGAACGCCATCGCGAGGACGAGGGATGCTATCCGTCCGGAGTGATTCGAGGGGCGAGTGCGGAGTGCGGGAATCGTGGCCGACCTCGATGCCGCCGTAGAGCAAGCGTAGCCAGCAAGCTAAGGTACCACGCCCTGTCTGGCGCCGAAAGCCTACTACTGGCAGGCTCGGATGCGCCCTTTGGACGGCCCACCGGGGCCGGTGTTGCGCAACCCGGTGGGATGGGTCAGTTTAGAGGGGCCGTTTCCCGGCTCGGTCGCAAATGCGTCCCGGCCCGGGCGGCATCCGGCAGACACATTCGCAGCACCAGCGTCCACAACTGAGGACAGTTCACACATCATTGTCTCGCAGGAGGACATGCTATGGCTAAGCGAACATTGTTCGGCTCGTTCGTCGTCTGCTGCGGCGCGATTGCGGCGCTGCTCGCGGGCACGACCCGTGAGGCACAGGCGCAGGCCGCCGTGATCACGGGACGCGTGTCCGGGGGTCCGGACCAGCCGCTGGGCGGCGCAAGCGTGATCATCCGTGAGGTCAGCAGCGGGCGCGCCAGCACCGCGGCCGACGGCTCGTACACGATGACGGTGGCCGCGGAGCACGTCCGCGGGCAGCAGGTGACGCTGACGGCCCGGTATCCGGGCTACTCGCCGGGTTCCCGGACCATCACCCTCACGTCGGGTCGTCAGACGCAGGACTTCGATCTGAGGGCCGACCTGCTCCGTCTCGAAGAGATCGTCGTGACCGGCACGGCCGAAGAGACCTCGACGAGGATGTTGGGCTTCTCGGTTGGCACGGTTTCGGAGGCCACGCTCCAGGAGGTGCCGGCGACCAACCCGATCCAGGCGTTGTCCGGCAAGGTGGCGGGCGCTCACGTCGTGAACCCCGGCGGCCAGCCGGGCTCGGCTACGACGCTGCGGCTGCGGTCGGCGACGAGCTTGACGCCGGGTGCCTCGCAGCAGCCCCTGCTCGTGGTGGACGGCATCATCACGTACGGTACGCTGGCCGACATCAACGTCGGGGACATCGAGCGCATCGAGGTGGTGAAAGGCGCGGCGGCATCGTCGCTCTACGGTTCGAACGCCGCGGGCGGCGTGGTCCAAGTCTTCACGCGCCGCGGGCGGAACGTGCCCGACGGTGCCACCAGGGTGACGGTCCGCAACGAGGCAGGCCGCCTCGGCCTGAACCGGCGGCTGCCGATCAACCGCTCGCACTATTACCAGCTGGATGGCAGCGGCAACTACCTGCTGGACGAGAACGGCGACAAGCAGCTCGAGCTCGACCACGTCGCCGACAACCCGTACCCGGCGAGTACCCCGTTCCGCGACCAACAGGACCTGATCCTAGGCAACGGCCTGTTCTACACCAACTACGTCGGCGTGGGCCGGCGGCTGGGCCAGACGAACTTCCAGGCCTCGTTCGAGAACCAGCAGAACTACGGTATCATCGACATCCCGGGCGTCAGCTGGGACGGGTTCGGCCGGCGCAACGCGCGGATCAACGTCGACCACACGATCTCGGACCGTCTCGACTTCTCCATCGGCGCCTTCTTCAACGAGTCGCACTCGCAGGAGTTCCAGGAGGGCGTCGGGAGCCCGTTCTTCTCGGTGCTCTTCATGCCACCGGACGTGGACCTCACCGACAGCAACACCAACGGTGAGCCGTTCCGGGCCGACGTCGGCACGACCGGCGCCATAACGTCGACGGATCGGAACCCACTCTACACCGCGGCGAACACCGACCTCCGCCGGGCGCGGACCCGCGTGCAGGGCAACCTCCGGATGCAGTGGCGTCCGATCGAGTGGCTCGGGGTGGAGGGCTACTTCGGATACGACCGGCAGACTGACGACTTCCGCAACTACGTGCCGAAGGGCACGCTGAGCTCGTCGGCCGTCCCGGGCCTCGGCTCGCTCAACCTCAACAACTCGAACCGCCGGGCGTACAACGCCGGCGTCAGCGCGACGATCCGGCGCCGGTGGCAGGACCTCAACTGGCGCGTGAAGTTCAGCGGGACCCTCGAGGACGACTTGGAGAACACGACCACTGCGGGGGCCAGCGACTTCGCGTCGGTGGGGGTGCCGGACCTGGACAACCTGAGCAACCAGGGGACCAAGACGATCGGCTCCAGCCAGATTATCAGGCGGGCGCGCAACGTCTTCGCTATCGCGGGCTTCGAGTACCGCGATCGTTACATCGCGGACGTGCTGGTGCGCCGCGACGGGTCCTCGCTCTTCGGCGCCGACGCGCGCTACGCCACCTACTACCGCGTGTCGGGTGCCTACCGCTTGACGGAAGACATCCGCCTGCCCGGTGTGCAGGAGCTGCGCCTCCGAGCTT
It includes:
- a CDS encoding DUF4198 domain-containing protein, with the translated sequence MKKRAVLALGLLVCAVSSLLSHDLFLKLDDYFVPPDTTISIPVLNGTFSSSENAIARVRIADVSVVSPAGTTNLDTTAITTHGDTSRLTLRTGGPGTYVVGLSVRPSEIALTGAEFNSYLREEAVSEVLQARTRNRQLASPVRERYAKHVKAVFQVGDARSDAFATALGYRVEIVPLENPYALRPGRTLRVRCLVEGAPIAGQSVIAGGRTRRGARIAQRVLRTDADGVATVRLEAAGRWYVKFIHMVPATAPGADYESNWATLTFEVR
- a CDS encoding SusC/RagA family TonB-linked outer membrane protein; protein product: MAKRTLFGSFVVCCGAIAALLAGTTREAQAQAAVITGRVSGGPDQPLGGASVIIREVSSGRASTAADGSYTMTVAAEHVRGQQVTLTARYPGYSPGSRTITLTSGRQTQDFDLRADLLRLEEIVVTGTAEETSTRMLGFSVGTVSEATLQEVPATNPIQALSGKVAGAHVVNPGGQPGSATTLRLRSATSLTPGASQQPLLVVDGIITYGTLADINVGDIERIEVVKGAAASSLYGSNAAGGVVQVFTRRGRNVPDGATRVTVRNEAGRLGLNRRLPINRSHYYQLDGSGNYLLDENGDKQLELDHVADNPYPASTPFRDQQDLILGNGLFYTNYVGVGRRLGQTNFQASFENQQNYGIIDIPGVSWDGFGRRNARINVDHTISDRLDFSIGAFFNESHSQEFQEGVGSPFFSVLFMPPDVDLTDSNTNGEPFRADVGTTGAITSTDRNPLYTAANTDLRRARTRVQGNLRMQWRPIEWLGVEGYFGYDRQTDDFRNYVPKGTLSSSAVPGLGSLNLNNSNRRAYNAGVSATIRRRWQDLNWRVKFSGTLEDDLENTTTAGASDFASVGVPDLDNLSNQGTKTIGSSQIIRRARNVFAIAGFEYRDRYIADVLVRRDGSSLFGADARYATYYRVSGAYRLTEDIRLPGVQELRLRASRGTAGLRPPFEAQYETFTTTGGQIAPRGLGNRDLKPAHSTENELGFNVDFLNRFTFEYSYSHKVTEDQVLPVPLSSVAGFTSQWRNAGTLEGSTHELAFGAVLADRANWSWRVNVTADRTRMEVTDLTTAAFTSGSGQQSNDVFLIREGVTYGSMWGYRFVHTVAELSDNPANAALDPTLYSVNEDGYVVLTANRGTSDERAIKYVDADGNSNVQIGDANPDFTMALSTTLRWRNFTFYGLLDWVRGGDIYNLPRQWLSRAEFRAAEIDQAGKPALERKAIEYYSAINDANNFNEFYVEDGGYRRLRELAVSYQVSPRTLERAGLSRMMRSLRLGVVGRNLVTWTNYSGLDPETHNPVTSSNGDPTTFRFDSFGYPNFRTFSAMVEIGF
- a CDS encoding GDSL-type esterase/lipase family protein, producing the protein MFLLVTLLLPLALFGALEATLRATHYQGDHGLFVRLPFLRGRYGGVNKRFAARYFIGMRRLPTASNDIFLVDKPPNGFRVFVLGESSANGFPYGYNGTFSRVLSDALQDVMPSGTVEVVNLGVAATNTYALYDEIDEVLEQRPDAVVIYAGHNEFYGALGAGSTERAAASPALLRAYLRLQRRFKTVLLARELAVGALRRLGGGRAARDSSMTLMQEMVREEAIPLDGTTYRRGRTQFRGNLTAILHRFREAGVPVFIGSLTSNLRDQEPFRSVPSDTLPAADRVFREAREALARRDLAEARRLFGYARDLDGLRFRAPSEFNAIIREVALQEGARFVPVAEAFAAASPDSIEGWALFWEHVHPNQAGYHLMGRAYFEAFKAAGFLGRAADTTRLAPWDSYRERMELTEFDRRFAWHQVRSLTSRWPFVERPDPAGYPANYRPADGADSLAFEAVNGGLVWPTAKTELASRYRAGGRLAEALAEYRGLLREQPMNTALMALVADTYLRMGDSGRARPLLERAYDLEPSGLVCFALGTLELTDRRYPRAIRLLEESLRFAPDNPPALNNLSRAYLLTRNVRQARAYADRLAAVAPEFPGLREWRAMLATLSE
- a CDS encoding carboxypeptidase regulatory-like domain-containing protein, whose product is MAFWLGRTGFAAAQQPGTSIIGQLIDRDTRAPVSGAMVTLIGFASTATSDSAGRFTFTGVPPGLQVLQARVVGYVRAVWQLQLAEGEVLSDVFEMTGALVPLSPIDVRRGTIPHRFEQFEARRERGTGHFITREEIERRRPINLPDLLRTVRGVRAVCSGSTCTVRMARASGGCQPDYVLDGFPSSAFTVENISPLDIQGIEIYRGASETPAEFLGSTSACGVIVVWTRSGP